In Oscillospiraceae bacterium, a genomic segment contains:
- the ruvB gene encoding Holliday junction branch migration DNA helicase RuvB: MPIDFNDDNELELEERVISTRSTTADENELSLRPQSLDEYLGQEKLKENLSIYIEAARMRSEPLDHALFYGPPGLGKTSLAHVIAKEMGVNMRATSGPVLERPGDLAAILNGLQAFDVLFIDEIHRLNSTVEEILYSAMEDFVIDIVLAKGQGASAIRMPIQKFTLVGATTRAGQIQSPLRARFGMVERLEMYSTYELMAIVKRSAGILSIAIEEDGSREIASRSRGTPRVANRLLRRVRDFAQVVGGGIITRELADHALAKMAIDTLGLDETDRSMLRSMIDNYGGGPVGLDTLAATINEESVTIEDVYEPYLLQMGFLNRTPRGRVVTRKAYEHLGLTYISNDGQMTL; the protein is encoded by the coding sequence ATGCCGATTGACTTTAATGATGATAACGAATTAGAATTAGAAGAACGCGTGATTTCCACTCGCTCAACAACTGCCGACGAAAACGAGCTGTCACTGCGTCCGCAGTCGCTTGACGAGTATCTGGGACAGGAAAAACTCAAAGAAAATCTGTCAATCTACATCGAGGCGGCGCGTATGCGAAGCGAGCCGCTTGACCACGCTTTATTTTACGGCCCGCCGGGGTTGGGCAAAACCTCGCTCGCCCACGTTATCGCCAAAGAGATGGGCGTCAATATGCGCGCCACATCGGGGCCGGTGTTGGAACGCCCCGGCGATTTGGCGGCCATTTTGAACGGCCTGCAAGCCTTTGATGTTCTATTTATAGACGAAATCCATCGCCTCAACAGCACCGTTGAAGAAATCCTCTATTCGGCGATGGAGGATTTTGTTATCGACATCGTGCTCGCCAAAGGGCAGGGCGCAAGCGCGATACGTATGCCAATACAAAAATTTACGCTCGTCGGCGCGACAACACGGGCGGGACAAATCCAGTCGCCGTTACGTGCACGGTTCGGCATGGTAGAGCGGCTGGAAATGTATTCGACCTATGAACTAATGGCCATTGTCAAGCGTTCGGCGGGCATTTTATCCATCGCCATTGAAGAAGACGGTTCGCGTGAAATCGCCTCACGCAGCCGCGGCACACCACGTGTTGCCAACCGGCTGCTGCGGCGAGTACGCGACTTTGCGCAAGTTGTCGGCGGCGGTATCATTACACGCGAGCTTGCCGACCATGCCTTGGCAAAAATGGCAATCGACACACTCGGCCTTGACGAAACCGACCGCAGTATGTTGCGCTCAATGATTGACAATTACGGGGGCGGCCCTGTGGGGTTGGACACATTAGCGGCTACAATTAACGAAGAATCGGTAACCATCGAGGACGTATATGAGCCGTATTTGCTGCAAATGGGGTTCTTGAACCGCACGCCTCGCGGGCGTGTTGTGACGCGCAAGGCGTATGAGCATTTGGGGCTGACGTATATCAGCAACGATGGGCAGATGACGCTATGA
- a CDS encoding spore maturation protein → MTLIGSMTVPLILLLVAAHGLSRRVDVYGNLVSGAGDGLKILLNIIPALIALLTAIGMMRASGLLDWLTVAVTPVFSFLGIPPETAPLVLLRPFSGSGALALGADIMQTHGVDSLAGRTAAVMLGSTETTFYTMTVYLGGAGVSKAKFALPVALLSDLVGMTAAAFFVRFFS, encoded by the coding sequence ATGACACTTATCGGCTCAATGACCGTACCACTTATCCTGCTGCTCGTTGCCGCGCACGGGCTGTCACGGCGTGTTGACGTTTATGGCAATCTCGTTAGCGGCGCGGGCGACGGGTTAAAAATTTTGCTCAACATCATCCCCGCACTCATCGCGCTACTCACCGCCATCGGCATGATGCGCGCCAGTGGGCTGCTCGATTGGCTGACTGTTGCCGTCACGCCTGTGTTTTCGTTTCTGGGCATTCCGCCGGAAACGGCACCACTTGTGCTATTGCGCCCATTTTCGGGTAGCGGCGCGTTAGCGTTGGGAGCCGACATTATGCAAACGCACGGTGTTGACAGCCTCGCCGGACGCACCGCCGCCGTCATGCTCGGCTCAACGGAAACGACATTTTATACCATGACCGTCTACCTCGGCGGCGCAGGCGTTTCAAAGGCGAAATTCGCCTTGCCGGTAGCGCTGTTAAGCGATTTAGTCGGCATGACGGCGGCGGCGTTTTTTGTGAGATTTTTTAGTTGA
- the pgsA gene encoding CDP-diacylglycerol--glycerol-3-phosphate 3-phosphatidyltransferase yields MLTKANIVTLARIALIPAFMILLLAGTQATTVAAVIIFVVASATDWVDGFLARKYNEVTTFGKFIDPLADKLLVTAALLIFVQHGHLASWAAMLIIAREFIITSLRLVALAKGEVLAADFSGKLKTIVQISCTIFILVIGTEQLYNLLGHSAETASQLALWAGYLMVAVTLWSGVDYLVRHRDVLK; encoded by the coding sequence ATGTTAACTAAGGCAAATATTGTGACATTGGCGCGGATTGCACTGATTCCGGCGTTTATGATTTTGTTGCTGGCGGGCACACAAGCAACAACCGTTGCGGCCGTCATTATTTTCGTGGTTGCCAGTGCTACCGACTGGGTGGATGGCTTTTTGGCGCGCAAATACAACGAAGTCACGACATTTGGAAAGTTTATTGACCCCTTGGCGGACAAATTGCTGGTTACAGCGGCGCTGCTTATTTTTGTGCAGCACGGACACCTTGCGTCGTGGGCAGCGATGTTGATTATTGCACGGGAGTTTATTATTACGTCGCTGCGTTTGGTGGCGCTAGCAAAAGGCGAAGTATTGGCAGCGGATTTTTCGGGCAAGCTAAAAACCATCGTACAAATTTCTTGCACGATTTTTATTTTGGTTATCGGTACAGAGCAACTATATAACTTACTGGGGCATAGCGCCGAAACGGCATCGCAACTGGCGTTATGGGCGGGGTATTTGATGGTAGCCGTGACACTTTGGTCAGGGGTTGATTACTTGGTACGGCATAGGGATGTTTTGAAGTAA
- the ligA gene encoding NAD-dependent DNA ligase LigA: MDEIKKLRQEIERHNRLYYELDAPEIADHEYDAMMQQLRELEAMHPELQSPDSPTQTVGGRASNAFAPVAHDPPLDSLNDVFSIEELQAFDTRCREGLSTTPEYIVEPKIDGLTVILRYESGKFVQAATRGDGKTGEDVTHNALTIENLPKTLDNVPTTLVVRGEVYMPKSVFTAINAERELNEQPLLANCRNAAAGALRQINADIAAERKLSVLVYNIQAMSDALPATQVECLKLLQQFGFEAFAPSVFQGVVQVHETIEQISSARETYPYDIDGAVVKINSLAQRQQLGRTSKAPRWAAAYKFPPEEKETILEAITIQVGRTGVLTPKATLAPVRLAGTTVTSASLHNAGLIAEKDIRIGDTVTVRKAGEIIPEIVRVNVKFRPNNTPSYQFPTECPACGSIVVQIEGEAATRCPNATCPAQIHRRIAHFASRTAMDIEGCGTSTVELLLAHKLVTNVADLYRLTVEQLAELPRWGQKSAENLVQSIEQSKSRGLARVLFGLGISQVGQRAAQVLAGKYGSMTALQTATLEELTDIRDVGGVTAQSLHSWLALPQSQDLLQDLQSIGVTMTQEKTQVSNTLAGKTFVVTGKLAGLSRDEAHALIDKHGGKVTAAVSKNTDFVLAGEDAGSKLDKATKLGVAVLSLDEFYGMIGV, from the coding sequence ATGGATGAAATCAAAAAATTACGCCAAGAAATCGAGCGGCACAATCGGCTCTACTACGAGTTGGATGCGCCGGAAATTGCCGACCATGAATATGATGCAATGATGCAGCAATTGCGTGAATTAGAGGCGATGCACCCCGAATTACAGTCGCCTGATTCGCCCACACAAACAGTCGGCGGACGAGCGAGCAATGCCTTTGCGCCCGTCGCCCATGACCCGCCGCTGGATAGCTTAAACGATGTTTTTTCGATTGAAGAATTACAAGCCTTTGATACGCGTTGCCGCGAAGGCTTATCAACCACACCCGAATATATCGTCGAGCCCAAAATCGACGGATTAACCGTTATCTTACGTTATGAAAGCGGAAAATTTGTCCAAGCCGCAACGCGCGGCGACGGCAAAACAGGCGAAGACGTCACACACAATGCTTTGACAATTGAAAACCTGCCCAAAACACTCGACAATGTCCCCACAACACTTGTCGTGCGCGGCGAAGTTTATATGCCCAAGTCCGTCTTCACCGCAATCAATGCCGAGCGCGAACTCAACGAACAACCACTTCTTGCCAACTGCCGCAATGCCGCGGCAGGCGCGTTGCGGCAAATCAACGCCGATATTGCCGCCGAACGCAAGCTATCAGTGCTGGTCTACAACATTCAAGCCATGTCCGATGCTTTGCCCGCAACACAGGTTGAGTGCTTGAAACTCTTGCAACAGTTTGGCTTTGAGGCGTTTGCGCCATCTGTTTTCCAAGGCGTTGTGCAGGTACATGAAACCATTGAACAAATCAGCAGCGCACGCGAGACGTATCCATACGACATCGATGGTGCTGTGGTCAAAATCAACAGCCTTGCCCAACGCCAACAACTCGGCCGCACAAGCAAAGCCCCGCGCTGGGCGGCGGCATATAAATTCCCGCCCGAAGAAAAAGAAACTATCCTTGAAGCCATCACCATTCAAGTCGGACGTACCGGCGTACTGACGCCCAAGGCAACACTTGCACCCGTGCGACTGGCAGGCACGACAGTCACGAGCGCCAGCCTACACAACGCCGGGTTAATTGCCGAAAAAGACATCCGCATTGGCGACACCGTCACCGTGCGCAAGGCAGGTGAGATTATCCCTGAAATCGTGCGCGTAAATGTAAAATTTCGCCCCAATAATACACCAAGTTATCAATTCCCCACAGAGTGTCCCGCCTGTGGGTCAATTGTCGTGCAAATTGAGGGCGAGGCGGCAACACGTTGCCCCAATGCAACTTGTCCCGCACAAATTCATCGGCGCATTGCACACTTTGCCTCCCGCACAGCGATGGACATCGAGGGTTGCGGCACATCTACCGTTGAGCTGTTGCTGGCACACAAGCTGGTAACCAACGTTGCCGACCTCTACCGCTTGACCGTCGAACAATTGGCCGAGCTGCCACGCTGGGGGCAGAAATCAGCTGAAAATTTAGTGCAGAGCATTGAGCAATCGAAGTCGCGCGGACTGGCGCGAGTGTTGTTCGGGTTGGGCATTTCCCAAGTCGGACAACGCGCCGCACAGGTGCTGGCAGGCAAGTATGGCAGCATGACAGCATTACAAACCGCCACCTTAGAAGAATTGACCGACATCCGCGACGTTGGCGGGGTGACAGCACAGTCGCTGCATTCATGGCTGGCGTTGCCGCAATCGCAGGATTTACTACAGGATTTGCAGTCAATCGGCGTTACTATGACACAAGAAAAAACGCAAGTTAGCAACACGTTGGCGGGCAAAACGTTCGTGGTAACGGGGAAGTTGGCAGGCCTGTCGCGCGACGAGGCACACGCATTGATTGATAAACATGGCGGCAAGGTGACCGCCGCGGTGTCGAAAAACACCGATTTTGTGCTGGCGGGCGAGGACGCGGGGAGCAAATTAGACAAGGCAACCAAGTTGGGTGTGGCCGTGTTGAGTTTGGATGAGTTTTATGGTATGATAGGTGTGTAA
- a CDS encoding GNAT family N-acetyltransferase, producing MSYAFTRGDVAESLSIMREAAAWMFEIGQPNWPLDDDYLSQQNIGAPAEEFVVMYDECGSSVGTLVLSPLRDNDRWLWQRLPVGPYGFLHKVAIRRAYAGQGLAKKMMQYAIAECKAMGFAASYLDCNADRPKIRAFYEDLGYILLEVQALPNHPRVKNAALYRLGL from the coding sequence ATGAGCTACGCATTCACACGCGGTGACGTTGCCGAATCGCTGTCGATTATGCGCGAGGCGGCAGCTTGGATGTTTGAGATCGGTCAACCAAACTGGCCGCTGGACGACGATTATTTGTCGCAGCAAAACATCGGCGCGCCGGCTGAAGAATTTGTCGTTATGTACGACGAATGCGGCAGCAGCGTTGGCACGTTGGTGCTTAGCCCTTTGCGCGACAACGACAGATGGCTGTGGCAGCGCTTGCCGGTTGGGCCCTACGGCTTTCTGCACAAAGTGGCCATTCGGCGCGCCTATGCCGGACAAGGTTTGGCCAAAAAAATGATGCAGTATGCCATCGCCGAATGCAAGGCCATGGGGTTTGCTGCATCTTATCTCGATTGCAATGCCGACCGTCCAAAAATCCGCGCTTTTTACGAGGACTTGGGCTATATTTTGCTGGAAGTGCAAGCGCTGCCCAACCATCCGCGCGTTAAAAATGCGGCGCTGTATCGGCTGGGTTTGTGA